The following coding sequences lie in one Anomaloglossus baeobatrachus isolate aAnoBae1 chromosome 7, aAnoBae1.hap1, whole genome shotgun sequence genomic window:
- the LOC142246524 gene encoding E3 ubiquitin/ISG15 ligase TRIM25-like, whose protein sequence is MATADLKDELNCSICLNIYTEPVTLRCGHSFCQGCIRTVLDRQDGVGVYTCPECRAEYQKRPPLRRNLKLCNIVEHFLSTQPEVKPPGIFCTYCVHSSVPAVKTCLMCEASLCSIHLSVHSKSTEHVLTEPTSSMDNRKCATHREMLKYYCCKDATCICVSCCVFGEHRGHQVEFLKEASEKKKEKLRKVLEKLSSKREETEKGMQSLQDHKRGVQEKAASVTTRVTALFKDIRAQLQVLEDRVLSDISRQRDKVSLSVTDLIQQLEIKKEELSRKMTYIEELCQVPDPLVVLQGRDVSRAEPDEGLGKALQSVGDLDEFLISLTLQSSLSSIVTDVKQNINVQNLLLDIKTAAVDVSVSGDLKSATWSKTPIWAKNSYRFKNYCQVLSFQSFCSGQNYWEVETSELGNWRVGVAYPSMERKGDLSGIGQNNKSWCLRLCQKDYLVAHAAKEISLQTETSLQKLGVFLDYESGRLSFYHLCEPIQHLHTFTATFTEPLHAVFLVWRDGWVRIRS, encoded by the coding sequence ATGGCGACTGCAGATCTGAAGGACGAGCTAAACTGCTCAATCTGCCTCAATATCTACACGGAGCCTGTAACTCTAAGATGTGGCCACAGCTTCTGTCAAGGGTGTATCCGCACAGTGCTGGACAGGCAAGATGGGGTTGGCGTCTACACCTGCCCAGAATGCCGCGCGGAATACCAAAAGCGCCCACCATTGCGAAGGAACTTGAAGCTTTGTAACATCGTAGAGCATTTCCTGTCAACGCAACCAGAAGTGAAGCCACCCGGTATCTTCTGCACCTACTGCGTccactcctctgtccctgcagtcaaGACCTGCCTGATGTGCGAAGCTTCTCTGTGCAGTATCCATCTAAGCGTCCACAGCAAATCCACCGAGCATGTCTTGACTGAACCCACCAGCTCCATGGACAACAGAAAATGTGCCACCCACCGAGAGATGCTGAAGTACTACTGCTGTAAGGACGCCACCTGCATCTGCGTGTCGTGTTGCGTGTTTGGAGAACATCGAGGACATCAAGTGGAATTTCTCAAAGAGGCAtctgaaaagaagaaagaaaaactgAGAAAGGTTCTGGAAAAGCTGTCCTCAAAACGCGAAGAAACAGAGAAGGGCATGCAAAGTTTACAAGATCACAAGAGGGGCGTCCAGGAGAAAGCCGCCAGTGTGACGACAAGGGTGACTGCTCTGTTTAAGGACATCAGGGCTCAGCTCCAAGTTCTTGAAGACCGGGTCTTGAGTGACATTTCCAGACAAAGGGATAAAGTGTCTCTCTCGGTCACTGATCTGATCCAGCAACTGGAGATAAAGAAGGAGGAGTTGTCTAGGAAGATGACATACATTGAGGAGTTGTGCCAAGTGCCCGATCCACTCGTTGTTCTACAAGGACGGGACGTCAGCAGAGCTGAGCCGGATGAAGGACTTGGCAAGGCGCTCCAGTCTGTAGGTGATTTGGATGAATTTCTGATCTCATTGACCTTACAGTCATCTTTATCCAGTATCGTGACCGATGTAAAGCAAAACATCAACGTCCAAAACTTACTGCTGGATATTAAGACAGCTGCAGTTGATGTGTCTGTGTCCGGAGACCTGAAAAGCGCTACGTGGTCAAAGACCCCGATCTGGGCGAAAAATTCGTACAGATTTAAAAACTATTGTCAGGTGCTGAGTTTTCAGAGTTTTTGTTCCGGACAGAATTACTGGGAAGTGGAGACCAGTGAACTAGGGAACTGGAGGGTGGGAGTGGCGTATCCCAGCATGGAGCGGAAGGGGGATCTGTCCGGGATAGGACAGAACAACAAATCCTGGTGTCTGCGCTTGTGTCAGAAGGATTATCTAGTAGCTCACGCCGCAAAAGAGATTTCCCTACAGACAGAGACATCGCTGCAGAAACTTGGGGTGTTCCTGGACTATGAGTCTGGCCGGCTGTCTTTCTACCATCTATGTGAGCCGATTCAACATCTGCACACCTTCACTGCCACCTTCACGGAGCCCCTTCATGCTGTGTTCCTGGTATGGCGGGACGGCTGGGTGAGAATCCGGAGCTAG